GGGCAAGTCATTGCTAACTTCAATGTGGAATTTACCAACGCGAAAGGCTAAGGGGCAAGAGCGCAGCTGCAATGGAGTATCCACACGGATGGATCGTTTAATAGGTAAGCAGGCGGAGAAGGTGTAGTACTCCATTCCCTAGAAGGGGATgagatcgaatgcatgatctGACTCGACTTCCCTACAATCAACCATGAGGCAGAGTATGAAGCCTTAATAGCAAGACTCGATTTAGCCAAAGCAGCTGGAGTCATAAATGTGGTCGTATACTGCGATTCTTAGGTAGTCACAAGTCATGTCAATGGCAACTAAAAGTGCAAGGGCAAACAAATTAAGAAGTACATGGAGCATGTGAAGAATCAAGTGAACGACCTCCAGGTAAAATTAATCCAAATCCTAAGGGAGGAGAATGAGCAAGCCGACCGTCTTGCCAAGGCTGCCTCATCAGAATACATGCTCATCCCCAGTCAGGTACTATCCTTTGTTCAAAATTCACCATTAATAAATGGCGTCAGTGTGCAGGAGGTAAGTTCTAGAAACAACTGGATCACACCAATAACCTCTTAATTAAAGGACGACATGCTTCCAGATAATAAGGAGGCCACTAGGAAGTTAAGGATTCAAGTAGCATGATTTGTGCTAATGAAAGGCGTCTTGTACCAAAGGGGCTTCACTCGTTCGTACCTAAGGTTTCTTAACCCCGAGGAGGCGgattatgtcatgagagaaATCCACAAAGGAATTTGCAGGAATCATTCAGGATCATGGTCTTTAGTGCATAAACTAATTCGGGCAGGGTAATATTGGCCCACCATGCAAAAGGATACCTATGCGTACGCCAAAACCTGAGACAAGTGTCAGAGGTTTGGTAACTTCATTAGACAACCAACAGAGGAGCTCACTTCAATGATGGCtccatggccttttgctcaataggggttggatatcatgggcCCGTTCCCAATAGCAGTTAGGCAGTTGAAATTCCTAGTAGTCGGTATATActacttcactaagtgggtagaagccgaagCCCTCGCCACGATCATGAAGAAGAATGTGCGAAGTTTTGTATGGAGGAAAATCATCTGCATATATGATATACCTAGAGCACTAATCTCAGACAACAGGAAGCAGTTTGACAACGATTCATTCAAGGATTTTTGCTCACAGTTGGGGATCAAGAATCATACTCATCACCCGCCCACCCTcaagccaacggacaagttgaggtCATAAATTGATCCTTGcttaaaatcaacaaaactcggctcgagggggcaaatgGAATGTGGCTGAAAGAATTGCCAAGCATTTTATGGGCTTACAAGACAACGACAAAGACGCCTATAGGAGAAACTCCATTTCGACTAGCATACGGAAGCGAGGCAATCATCTCGGTTGAGATCAGACTCACAAGCTACGGAGTTGAAAACCATGATGAGAGTAGGAACGATGAAGCTATGCGCCTTCAGCTTAATTTGGTGGACGAGGTCAGGGCAATAGCTGAGCAAAGGTTAGCATGGTACAAGGACCTTatggccaagcactacaactccaaaTTCAGAAACAGGGACTTTCAAGTTAGAGATCTCGTCTTGAGGAGGTGACGGGCACCACGAGAAATCTCGAAGAgggaaagctaggacctaattgggaaggaccctacaggatCAAGTCATGGCAGAGAAGAGGCACTTACCACCTGGAGACACTGGATAGGCAAAAGTTGTATCACCCATGGAACACGAAGCACCTGAaaaaatactaccagtagacaAGGGCATGAACGACGACACTCCTCATTTCCATTTCACTTccttttagttaatttttactatttacagTATTGTTTAAGCCCGAAGGGCagtttcttatttctttttcaagaaCAATTTCTACATGCATGTTTTTTACAATAAGAGGAATCTTTCAAATATGTCATGCGTA
This portion of the Castanea sativa cultivar Marrone di Chiusa Pesio chromosome 7, ASM4071231v1 genome encodes:
- the LOC142644218 gene encoding uncharacterized protein LOC142644218; its protein translation is MWLKELPSILWAYKTTTKTPIGETPFRLAYGSEAIISVEIRLTSYGVENHDESRNDEAMRLQLNLVDEVRAIAEQRLAWYKDLMAKHYNSKFRNRDFQVRDLVLRR